In Citrus sinensis cultivar Valencia sweet orange chromosome 4, DVS_A1.0, whole genome shotgun sequence, one DNA window encodes the following:
- the LOC112496008 gene encoding uncharacterized protein LOC112496008 yields MEWTSECEEAFGQLKEYLAHAPLLSTPREGDQLFLYLAISKRATSSVLVREEEGKQHPVYYTSKALVDAETRYPLMEKWAQALITATRKPRPYFQAHPIIVMTDQPLRQMLQKPDASGRLVKWSVELSEFDLSYRPRGAIKAQALADFMVDRVEPGEEVQEEQPVEQEDPMGVWLLTNNQAEYEAFIAGLRLAHALRAERVEIRADSQLVCNQLSDQFQVREEKLGLYLKKAKQMVELFKELKVKQISRNEIYRADMLARMAGTIDPKLIKSVPLEVRTSPSIGEEVEVMRVSTEEFWMDPILTYIRDGILSEDKRQARRLKCRAARYTLLDGVFYRRGFTLPLLRCLDDEEADYVLREIHEGI; encoded by the exons atgGAGTGGACATCAGAATGTGAGGAGGCGTTTGGGCAGCTGAAGGAATATCTGGCCCACGCCCCGTTACTATCAACTCCGAGAGAAGGTGACCAGCTGTTTTTGTACTTGGCAATCTCAAAACGGGCTACCAGCTCAGTATTAGTCCGAGAAGAAGAAGGGAAGCAACATCCTGTGTATTACACTAGCAAAGCCCTGGTAGACGCAGAAACTAGGTACccattgatggaaaaatgggCACAGGCTTTAATAACGGCAACACGAAAACCACGACCATATTTTCAGGCCCACCCGATAATTGTGATGACTGACCAGCCTCTTCGACAAATGCTTCAAAAACCAGATGCATCAGGGCGGTTAGTGAAATGGTCCGTGGAGCTGAGCGAATTCGACTTATCCTATAGGCCCCGAGGAGCAATCAAGGCCCAAGCCTTGGCTGATTTTATGGTTGACCGTGTTGAACCAGGGGAAGAGGTCCAAGAGGAACAACCAGTGGAACAGGAGGATCCAATGGGGGTGTGGCTG CTTACGAACAACCAAGCTGAATATGAGGCCTTCATTGCTGGGCTCAGGCTTGCACATGCACTACGGGCAGAAAGAGTAGAAATCCGAGCAGATTCCCAGCTAGTATGTAATCAGCTCAGCGATCAGTTCcaagtaagggaagagaaattggggctttatttgaagaaggcgAAGCAAATGGTTGAACTCTTCAAAGAGCTAAAGGTGAAGCAGATATCCCGGAATGAAATTTACCGAGCAGACATGTTGGCTAGGATGGCCGGAACTATAGatcctaaattaattaagtcagTTCCACTAGAGGTGAGAACCTCGCCGAGTATAGGGGAGGAAGTAGAGGTAATGAGAGTAAGCACTGAAGAATTCTGGATGGACCCGATTCTCACATACATCCGCGATGGCATTTTATCAGAGGACAAAAGGCAAGCAAGAAGGTTAAAATGCCGAGCAGCGAGGTACACACTACTCGATGGGGTGTTCTACCGCCGAGGATTCACCTTGCCCCTTTTGCGGTGTTTGGATGATGAAGAGGCAGATTATGTACTAAGGGAGATTCATGAAGGAATATGA
- the LOC107174325 gene encoding uncharacterized protein LOC107174325: protein MVKDIESMDLSELAGFVQRVSFRLATLVSCYKNGSTRQERRLQADNQELKKKAESADRLKEKLAELNKQITDLEEKVAVAESTTSKLEGELGALKSDLQATQSERNTLRTALEGEIKSQSEQLAEEKGKSADVDDRLDAEYDSGVAFSYKCIMSVLKEEYPELDMSKLEAGVQRYMAEVGQADKERGEQDQVEAPLDGMQEGEAGGRALEVGQGSMPPPSGVADLPPPEIADPSAAGAVDSPNL from the coding sequence ATGGTGAAGGACATCGAGAGTATGGACCTCTCCGAGCTAGCTGGTTTTGTTCAAAGAGTCTCCTTCAGGCTGGCCACCTTGGTTTCGTGTTACAAGAACGGGTCCACGCGCCAGGAAAGAAGGCTTCAAGCTGACAATCAGGAGTTGAAGAAAAAAGCTGAATCTGCTGATCGCTTGAAGGAGAAGCTGGCTGAGCTGAACAAGCAGATCACGGATCTGGAGGAGAAAGTTGCTGTTGCCGAGTCCACCACCTCCAAACTTGAGGGTGAGTTGGGTGCCCTAAAGTCTGATCTTCAGGCTACTCAAAGTGAGAGAAATACTTTGAGGACCGCTCTCGAGGGAGAAATTAAATCTCAGAGCGAGCAGCTGGCTGAGGAGAAAGGCAAATCTGCTGATGTGGATGATCGGCTGGATGCCGAGTATGACTCTGGGGTTGCTTTCTCGTATAAGTGCATCATGTCTGTGCTTAAGGAGGAATATCCCGAGCTGGACATGAGCAAGCTGGAGGCTGGAGTGCAGCGGTATATGGCAGAGGTCGGCCAGGCAGATAAGGAGCGGGGTGAGCAGGATCAGGTGGAGGCCCCTTTAGATGGGATGCAGGAGGGGGAAGCTGGGGGTCGTGCCTTGGAAGTGGGTCAAGGATCCATGCCTCCTCCTTCCGGTGTTGCTGATCTTCCACCTCCCGAGATTGCTGATCCTTCAGCTGCTGGAGCCGTTGACTCTCCTAATCTTTAG
- the LOC107174326 gene encoding uncharacterized protein LOC107174326, with amino-acid sequence MSNRKRKLIADESDEETGDSDFNLSIPTDVLHPSSSIGPSHGRDTLEYPCPLTISPSPELELVGNREGPASGLGENHGSGGVRVPKEVSDGKGSSSEPSGPAKKRNLGHRVEADSYSIDLIACATTPTDLFKLRNLYNIPPEVLLVVPGKGDVPSRPLKGYVTMHLESFRLGAQLPLQRYFAKILGGMHLALAQLHPNGWRVLSAMFVLWERCGSEEPSLVEVKHLYQLRSSPREAESWGLIGGLEERPLLQVETALVNASTCQDLLSPTSLVDSGLVDIAAEMDNKILSAMSRKCGRAPSSSSNPPSPPKKTSVGPSKALVLALPPPPPRKSGEE; translated from the exons ATGTCAAATCGAAAAAGGAAGTTAATCGCTGATGAGAGTGACGAAGAAACAGGGGATTCAGACTTTAACCTGTCAATACCCACTGATGTTTTACACCCATCTAGTAGTATAGGCCCCTCTCATGGCAGGGATACCCTTGAGTACCCATGTCCCCTGACCATTTCACCTTCCCCTGAATTAGAGCTTGTAGGAAATAGAGAGGGACCTGCGTCGGGCTTGGGTGAGAACCACGGTTCTGGTGGGGTTAGGGTCCCTAAAGAAGTGAGTGATGGTAAGGGAAGCAGTTCCGAGCCGAGCGGACCCGCTAAGAAAAGGAATCTTGGCCATAGGGTGGAGGCGGATTCTTACTCTATTGATCTCATAGCTTGTGCCACCACCCCCACTGATCTATTTAAGCTTAGGAACCTCTACAACATTCCCCCGGAGGTTCTCCTTGTAGTTCCTGGGAAAGGTGATGTTCCTAGTCGGCCTCTGAAGGGGTATGTGACGATGCACTTGGAGAGTTTCAGACTAGGAGCTCAGCTACCCCTTCAACGATATTTTGCCAAGATACTGGGCGGTATGCACCTGGCCCTAGCTCAGCTACACCCAAATGGGTGGAGGGTTCTCTCGGCTATGTTTGTGTTGTGGGAGAGGTGCGGGTCAGAGGAGCCTTCCCTTGTTGAAGTGAAGCATCTGTACCAGCTGCGGAGTAGCCCAAGGGAAGCAG AGTCGTGGGGTTTGATCGGGGGGCTTGAAGAACGACCTTTGCTTCAGGTTGAAACTGCTCTGGTGAACGCGTCTACCTGCCAAGACCTCTTGTCACCAACAAGCCTGGTCGATTCGGGTTTAGTGGACATAGCTGCCGAAATGGATAACAAGATCCTCAGCGCAATGAGTAGAAAATGTGGTCGAGCTCCAAGCAGCTCCAGCAACCCTCCCTCTCCTCCAAAGAAAACCAGCGTCGGTCCTTCCAAGGCTCTTGTTCTTGCTCTGCCTCCTCCTCCACCTCGTAAGAGTGGTGAGGAGTAA
- the LOC127901723 gene encoding uncharacterized protein LOC127901723: MEEIQHKLHKHFPSLPQNALRKIYKARCKRLRLLMINGIPSDIRWLIEAKVRLAGEFSGQFVSYMPGFGKSTFAKKRRAKRLGSKCHNCVRLGCKRPDCKCLGMVYDTREDKIKFVKDGMSKESLDDILRSLETHQSGIVQREIYNLWILFQKQSAQLSLGNLTQKDPVCQFIRKLDGKPILDP, encoded by the coding sequence atggaagaaatacaacataaactccataagcattttccctctctccctcagaatgccctcaggaaaatttacaaagctcgTTGTAAACGACtgcgtttgttaatgatcaatggcattccttctgacattcgttggttaattgaagcaaaggttCGATTAGCAGGTGAGTTTTCTGGTCAATTTGTTTCttacatgcctggttttggtaaaagtacgTTTGCTAAGAAAAGGAGAGCTAAACGACTTGGCTCAAAATGTCATAACTGTGTAAGACTTGGTTGCAAACGGCCGGATTGTAAATGTTTAGGAATGGTTTATGATActcgtgaagataaaattaaattcgttaaagatggcatgagtaaagaatcgttggatgatatcttacgatctcttgagacgCATCAAAGCGGAATTGTGCAACGTGAGATTTACAATTTGTGGATACTATTCCAAAAACAAAGTGCACAGTTaagtcttgggaatctgactcaaaaagaccctgtttgccagtttataagaaaactggatgggaagccgatcctcgacccatag